Proteins from one Juglans microcarpa x Juglans regia isolate MS1-56 chromosome 6S, Jm3101_v1.0, whole genome shotgun sequence genomic window:
- the LOC121237000 gene encoding ABC transporter G family member 14 has product MEPKSEYCGSNTVDDLPEMSGPQNTAVLAYPVGANSQSVYQLSLYPITIKFEEVVYKVKLEQKGLWYGTWTSREKTILNGLTGLVSPGEILAMLGPSGSGKTTLLTALGGRLNGKLSGKITYNGQPFSGTIKRRTGFVSQDDVLYPHLTVAETLLFTALLRLPSSLARDEKEQHVERVITELGLTKCRNSMIGGPLFRGISGGEKKRVSIGQEMLINPSLLLLDEPTSGLDSTTAQRILTTIKRLAGGGRTVVTTIHQPSSRIYHMFDKVILLSEGCPIYYGSASAALEYFSSIGFSTSMTVNPADLLLDLANGIAPDSKQPTEQVDNMEQEQKLVKEALISAYDKNISTRLKAELCSSDVNNFNRTKDGCKRREIKSSEQWCTSWWHQFRVLLQRGLRERRFEAFNRLRIFQVLSVAVLGGLLWLHTPTSHIEDRIALLFFFSVFWGFYPLYNAVFTFPQERRMLIKERSSGMYRLSSYFLARTVGDLPLELALPTAFVFIIYWMGGLKPNAVTFILSLLIVLYSVLVSQSLGLAIGAILMDVKQATTLASVTTLVFLIAGGYYIQQIPPFIVWLKYLSYSYYCYKLLLGVQYKEDDYYECSKGVLCRVGDFPAVKSMDLNHLWVDVAIMGLMLVGYRLVAYLALHRVQLR; this is encoded by the exons ATGGAGCCGAAGTCAGAATATTGTGGCAGCAACACTGTGGACGATCTGCCTGAGATGTCTGGGCCCCAGAACACGGCTGTCCTTGCTTACCCTGTAGGAGCCAATTCTCAATCTGTTTATCAACTCTCCTTGTATCCTATAACTATAAAG TTTGAAGAGGTGGTGTACAAAGTAAAACTGGAGCAGAAAGGATTATGGTATGGGACATGGACCAGCAGAGAAAAAACCATATTGAATGGCTTAACAGGTTTGGTTTCCCCAGGAGAGATCCTAGCGATGTTAGGGCCATCCGGAAGTGGCAAAACTACCCTTCTTACTGCTCTTGGAGGCCGTCTAAATGGCAAGCTGTCCGGAAAGATCACATACAATGGTCAGCCTTTTTCTGGTACCATTAAAAGAAGAACTGGGTTTGTTTCTCAAGACGATGTTTTATACCCACACCTGACTGTTGCCGAAACTCTTCTTTTCACCGCACTCTTAAGGCTACCCAGCAGCTTGGCTCGGGATGAGAAAGAACAGCATGTGGAGCGAGTGATCACTGAGCTGGGATTGACTAAGTGCCGCAACAGCATGATTGGGGGGCCACTCTTTAGAGGGATATCAGGGGGAGAAAAGAAGAGGGTGAGTATTGGTCAGGAAATGCTAATCAATCCAAGCTTACTTCTGCTAGATGAGCCAACATCAGGTTTGGACTCGACCACGGCTCAAAGGATCCTGACCACAATCAAACGGCTCGCCGGGGGCGGCAGAACCGTGGTCACCACCATTCACCAGCCCTCCAGCAGGATTTACCACATGTTCGACAAGGTGATCTTGCTCTCCGAGGGATGCCCCATCTATTATGGCTCTGCTTCTGCAGCATTAGAATACTTTTCCTCAATTGGGTTTTCCACATCCATGACTGTCAATCCAGCTGATCTCTTGCTTGATCTTGCTAATG GAATTGCTCCTGATTCCAAGCAACCAACTGAGCAAGTCGACAACATGGAACAAGAACAGAAGTTGGTTAAGGAAGCTCTGATTTCAGCCTACGACAAGAACATTTCTACGAGGTTGAAAGCTGAGCTTTGCAGTTCCGATGTCAACAACTTCAATCGTACAAAAGATGGTTGTAAAA GACGTGAGATAAAATCATCAGAGCAATGGTGTACAAGCTGGTGGCATCAGTTCAGGGTGCTGCTTCAGAGGGGGCTCAGAGAGCGGAGGTTTGAAGCCTTCAACAGGCTAAGGATTTTCCAAGTTTTAAGTGTCGCAGTACTTGGTGGACTCCTATGGTTGCACACACCGACATCTCATATTGAAGACCGA ATAGCcttgctcttcttcttctctgtgtTCTGGGGTTTCTACCCTCTCTACAATGCAGTTTTCACATTTCCGCAAGAAAGAAGAATGTTGATTAAGGAAAGATCATCTGGAATGTACCGACTTTCTTCCTACTTCCTAGCCAGAACAGTTGGAGACCTGCCACTGGAGCTTGCACTCCCAACTGCCTTTGTGTTCATTATCTATTGGATGGGTGGGCTTAAACCCAATGCTGTGACTTTCATCCTTTCCCTGCTTATTGTTCTCTACAGTGTCCTTGTTTCCCAAAGTCTTGGCTTAGCCATTGGTGCAATTCTCATGGACGTAAAACAGGCCACTACTTTAGCTTCTGTTACAACCCTTGTTTTCCTCATAGCAGGAGGATACTATATTCAACAGATTCCTCCATTCATTGTCTGGCTAAAGTACTTAAGCTATAGCTACTACTGTTACAAGTTGCTTCTTGGAGTTCAATACAAAGAGGACGATTATTATGAGTGCTCAAAAGGAGTGCTGTGTCGAGTTGGAGATTTCCCTGCTGTCAAATCAATGGATCTGAACCATTTATGGGTAGACGTGGCCATCATGGGCTTGATGTTGGTGGGTTATCGACTTGTTGCTTATCTAGCACTGCATAGAGTGCAGCTCAGGTAA
- the LOC121237001 gene encoding zinc finger CCCH domain-containing protein 19-like, with protein sequence GFDGIIRSIAFENSFWGNKGAYGACEDGFDLNCKTEEVAHSDDDDDDDRSREHGPTEDGSDLSSTWKIPRRCHRVLPPLAIKKVWEYVKLHNLQNPANKREIFCDEKLKSIFPGKDAVGFQEVTKLLSIHFVKSG encoded by the exons GGCTTCGATGGCATCATTCGCAGCATCGCGTTTGAGAACAGTTTTTGGGGGAACAAAGGCGCTTATGGCGCCTGCGAAGACGGCTTCGACCTCAACTGTAAAACCGAAGAAGTCGCCCACagcgacgacgacgacgacgacgaccgGTCCCGCGAACATGGGCCTACAGAAGATGGTTCCGATCTCTCCTCTACTTGGAAAATTCCTCGGCGGTGCCACCGAGTCCTCCCGCCCCTCGCCATCAAGAAGGTCTGGGAATACGTTAAGCTCCACAACCtccag AATCCTGCCAATAAGAGGGAAATTTTCTGTGATGAGAAGCTAAAGTCCATTTTTCCCGGGAAAGATGCAGTCGGGTTTCAAGAAGTCACCAAGTTGCTGTCCATCCATTTTGTGAAGTCTGGTTGA